The genomic segment TGATTTGTCTAGAACATCACATCAGTAAAATTAGTTGGTGACTGACTGGCATAAACACAAGAAAACGTGTGATTTAAATACCATTGGTGGCTCATGTTATTTGGAGAACTGACCGAGAGAGGCTGAACATGTACGGCTAGCCAGCTATCCTCAGGATAACTTATAGCTATAGATGATTTGAGGTGAAGGCAGAAAATCTAAGAAAAAAAATCTGGCTAcattttctagtttttttttttttttgtcaaactgtACATGTCCTGATAAAATGCTGGGATGTGACCATCGGGTTTGACTAAAATCTAAATGTAATAAACAACATTCATTTTAGATGTACTGAGGCAATAGGCTTATAAAACTGTTAGCTTACCAAATGTTATTTAATGTTAGCTAGTcttgttgaaattgacattttCTAGTTAGTTAAAGATTTTCACTGAAGCAGTACTTTGTCTGGTTgtgggtgtgcatgtgtgtgcacgcTTCATCTAGGTGTGCTCCTGCAGTGTATGTGCTATGTGAAAATGTCTGTGATTTTTTTCCATTATCTTCTGAATATTTGACTATTGTTCCAAAAGAAGTTGTGCAATATTGTGTAGCTTGTCTTGTCTAGAATGTCATGAAACAATTTCATGCTTtctgtacattttattttattttattttttttgtgtgttgtgaATACTCAGTAAGAGTTGCTGCTCTTATTGGTCTTgtcttttttccctttttcttgCCATGGTAATCTCTTCTTTTtctctaatacacacacacatttctgataAATGACTTGCTCACCTTTGTCACCATCTTTTGATGGCTAGTAATTATAATTTTAGACTCTTCCTTTGcccatctctttcagtttctCTCTGTGTTGCTCAGTGAAAACTTGctgttttgcctttttttttctggttAGAGCAATTGTAGATTCATGTCATGGTGTTTAGGGTCCCAACGATAGTTCAAGCACAGGGTCCCTGATCACCCTAACTCTGCTCCTCGCTGTCCTTGCTTTTGGGGTGTTTGAAAAGTCTCTCAAAAGAAACTGGGCATGTGTACTAACTTTGTTTGAACAGCAGAAATTGAAGCAATCATGTCTAACTTGTTGCGAACAAAAAAAGACTAGATAATGTGGTAATGCTCAAATTGTAAATATGAAAATTCCAGTGGTAGTTAGAACTTTGCATAACTGTAAATTTGTATATCCTTTGTATTTGTGGTGTTGTTGAACTGGTTCGTTTTCTCTATTTGCTTGCTTTTTTTCTATATTCCTAAAAAGTTTGTAGTAGTATGGCCTCAGCTAAAATTATACTTCCTCGAATATTAGATTTTCAAAAATTAATTACATTAGATTTAAATGATAAATCGGATACAGTTTGGAGATGTGGTTAAAatgaccctctctctctctctctctctctctctctctctccccccagctCAGTGGGCCATTCCTGAACATGTCCTCCAAATGGTTCCATCTGATCAGCAACTAAATAggctggcggctcggctcggcttgGAGTGGGAAATGGTGATGCTGGATTTGGGCTTGACATCGGTGGACATCTCCCGCTGCCGTGCAGATCATCCTCACAGCAGTCATAGTCAGGTGCTGGCAGCTCTGGTGATGTGGAAGCAGACTCAGGGTCGGAGAGCTACAGTCCAGCATCTACTCCAGAACCTACAGAATTCAGAAATTCATCCTTCTGTCCTCAAACAAATCTTTGTCTGAGGCTACTAAGACTAAAACTCTGTGCCCAAATGGAAAAATGAACACACACAGTAGCTGTATGTTTCATACAGAGAAGTGTTGAAGAAAGccagaaattctttttttttctcgctACTTTGTAATTTTCTTTCCATGATAGATGGCTGTGCTCTGTATTGCTGATATATAAAATGTATTCAATATGtaccagggttcccgcgggtccttaaaaagtcttaaaggaacagtccactgtacttccataatgaaatatattcttttctgaattgagacgagctgatccgtacctctccgagctttgcgcgacctcccagtcagtcagacgcgctgttactcctgttagcaatgtagctaggctcagctagCTACACTCAGGAGTGACggtatcaatgcactgtcgaagcgcgcagaaggtgttagtacgcctgtcattatagtgcggactttccatagcatagaaaatcgccacgtttcaatttgtgtaactgaactttgtttcatgtcactggtcatataaacctatgtaaacaggaaaaacgtggaagagtttggtcgcatctaactacagccccaaaaaatactgttggccatactgagcctagctacattgctaacaggagtaacagcgcgtctgactgactgggaggtcgcgcaaagctcggagaggtacggatcagctcgtctcaattcagaaaagaacatatttcattatggaagtacggtggactgttcctttaaatacaactttcggttttcaaggcctaaaaacatcttaaattgtttttggaatgactggaattttcgaaagggaggtattaaatttaatattggaccgaacaagtgaaatgtctccatctggtttggggtattttttttatccataattttaaaagtgaccagcgtaccttttgggggcagcattggttctgtgcgttctgtgcattccatagatcaagaactaatgttaggaggctactggaggcagtgtggtgtggtgtggtggttgtgaagcGTGAGAGACACGCAGGTAGCTTacgcgggcgctagaaagcgttgataattataggaagatgtctgtttaacgacaagtggttgggggatgacaaatacccccaaaataaggagaagaatcgtttgtgataaaaagcgctggattgCACAAATGTGTTTTAAAGACGGTAACGCAGCACTGGGGACACtgcggactgggaaactggtttttcacggacacgaggcacgcgcgcgtgtgtgttagaggtcaagcactccggagtgaaacgcaggggggttcgcgcatgcgcacaagagtcaggtggaaaatggggcttataggaaataataataataataatgattagcatcatttttttacataattaacattgtttattgtactgtttaatataaatatataaacaacctttatttcaaaactcaattaaaaagaactccagaaaatacaataattctaaatatagtatagtataaatttgtacaaaaagtttgttttattacttatcgtctacaagtgtttttaatataataagaataatattaacaaccactaataataattagtagtaatattaattattgattattaatcattactacttatgaattagtgattaataagtactagggattattaaatgttataaaattgttattaaaaattattaaaaagtagtaattggtagaatacaaacaaatactcatggattatagataattttttgAAATAGTGAACactgatataaaataactgtactactactaataataaacaataatactactagtaatacttgttaatgttattatcagttcaattgttatatcaatgttcactattaaaaacaaattatctataatccatgaataattgtttgtattactactactaataataattttttaataattttaactaatcttataactcaattttatagcattttaataatcactacttattatttattagtataatt from the Neoarius graeffei isolate fNeoGra1 chromosome 2, fNeoGra1.pri, whole genome shotgun sequence genome contains:
- the LOC132881598 gene encoding death domain-containing protein CRADD-like gives rise to the protein MEPKHRELLRAQRLYLCEQLIVDDTVVQYLYQEDILTECQVEEIQSQKSNKNKTLMLLSAFNVFVESLQQDFPWIKEKLLLLAESDDDGGRGTELSNTTAQWAIPEHVLQMVPSDQQLNRLAARLGLEWEMVMLDLGLTSVDISRCRADHPHSSHSQVLAALVMWKQTQGRRATVQHLLQNLQNSEIHPSVLKQIFV